In Desulfatibacillum aliphaticivorans DSM 15576, one DNA window encodes the following:
- a CDS encoding PilW family protein — protein sequence MRKQASILRSKAGVTLLELLIYLMISGIVAASISSMMSTTVASYQRNQNRLVLKQDIRAAINMITKDLRLAGCDPKPLDNSYFGICVADDQSIRVTSDFLPDKGGVKTILGATSKSSKPFLGDTKADDVGEDVLYYLVDDMLVREAKYEDNARHVETVLENVTSLNFDYLVRVGVPATMTTTTRYTLKGLYGLGPGLPIIDGANFVRVEIEARSPVEDRLTGEFITLRGSAIVCMRNLIFDPL from the coding sequence ATGCGAAAACAGGCAAGCATATTGCGCTCAAAGGCCGGCGTCACACTGCTGGAATTACTCATTTATTTGATGATCTCAGGAATAGTGGCCGCATCGATTTCAAGCATGATGTCCACCACGGTGGCCAGTTACCAGAGAAATCAGAACCGGCTGGTGCTGAAGCAGGACATCCGGGCGGCCATCAATATGATCACCAAAGACCTTCGATTGGCCGGCTGCGATCCCAAACCCTTGGACAACAGTTACTTTGGCATTTGTGTCGCCGATGACCAAAGCATCCGAGTCACCAGCGATTTTCTGCCTGACAAAGGGGGCGTTAAGACAATCTTAGGCGCAACCTCGAAAAGCAGTAAACCCTTTCTCGGCGATACCAAAGCCGACGATGTCGGGGAGGATGTGCTCTATTACCTGGTGGATGACATGCTTGTGCGTGAAGCTAAGTATGAGGATAATGCAAGGCACGTGGAGACCGTCCTGGAAAATGTGACCAGTCTCAATTTTGACTACCTTGTCCGTGTAGGCGTGCCGGCCACAATGACTACCACCACTCGCTATACATTAAAGGGCTTGTACGGACTGGGCCCGGGACTCCCCATAATAGACGGAGCTAATTTTGTGAGAGTGGAAATAGAAGCCCGTTCCCCCGTGGAGGACCGCCTCACGGGAGAGTTCATTACTCTGCGAGGAAGCGCAATAGTTTGCATGCGTAATCTCATTTTTGATCCATTGTAA
- a CDS encoding PilX N-terminal domain-containing pilus assembly protein: protein MNSRMLKKAVSSENGSILILALLVMVVLSLLGVTAMTSSSTDIAVAKNQDVYNRNFALAEAAARLGALQVKSAKYAPRPDDDALGDTGFTDDEMPAWMYKGSPFPDRIKDPLTWTTGIAEIALMGEVVKFKVRYDGKSDGNIDDTGDDFTEWHRYTIFGRSNNDSGEVIVQMGYQLELVQSDVDRQTN from the coding sequence ATGAATAGCAGAATGTTAAAAAAAGCCGTCAGCAGTGAAAATGGGTCCATCCTGATTTTGGCTTTGCTGGTCATGGTCGTTCTTTCTCTGCTGGGCGTCACGGCCATGACCTCCTCCAGCACGGACATCGCCGTCGCTAAAAATCAGGACGTATACAACCGTAACTTTGCTTTGGCCGAAGCCGCGGCCAGACTCGGGGCCCTTCAGGTAAAGTCCGCGAAATACGCCCCGCGACCGGATGATGATGCTTTAGGGGATACCGGATTCACCGACGATGAGATGCCTGCCTGGATGTATAAGGGAAGCCCTTTCCCGGATCGGATTAAGGACCCCCTGACGTGGACCACGGGAATCGCCGAAATAGCGCTCATGGGCGAGGTTGTTAAATTCAAGGTTCGCTACGATGGGAAATCGGACGGCAATATTGACGACACTGGAGACGATTTTACCGAGTGGCATAGGTACACGATTTTCGGGCGCTCCAATAATGACAGCGGAGAAGTGATCGTCCAAATGGGCTATCAGTTGGAGTTGGTTCAGTCAGACGTTGATAGGCAGACAAACTAA
- a CDS encoding PilC/PilY family type IV pilus protein: MNKTGKSKNLPLSRLTWGRVSCLVLLAVLALGAVFTPSNAYSWMSGGSNDFWVTVYFVDQDDNYIWEGKFFIETVADSDCVHEMTREYSPGTTVTYNRATACNYLVHFPDIDGYEAPDPEQGTWRRNNSYTVYGRYVEIPDRTTFDMDISPWQAANGGAQWRIKKLSGTNCTYGDSGDISAGEYTFDCPADTPCTCDYEVSLVDGSYYAAPTQITFNNGTDTITVNESGGVFLLEDVPSSLNTYDLSAVYDADAVRVTATLDPATAIDAGAQWKVVREAGGSCPITDSGWLDSGEEYVFNDITATCSYTIKFSSLTDWITPTEVTRNITPGPDVYDFGTHSYQAPTGSICDDFNDGSLDPHWRFVDNTNSGVAATVQETNGKIYMSGRGSNQFSSVDEYAALYLTEVEGDFEAVVEIVNKNSTSGYSKCGLMFRNDISDSYDSKGYSCVGLTDSYGFFAYYDSTNNGILNNSYTKGSTTYPSWVKVVRTGDVFSSYYSTDGTNWIFMRDMTINTANDSMDIGIYLTAYNSGSTKYVEFDNFCVTEAAEKVPFTGLIEPVGARANAKWRLFNTDTGQWETDWLSHNETAMVLADNTYNVYWSDIDGYLEPSPNPTTSVFLAAGSTGNSQTGYYASIVTTSTTTLTTEASTTTTTTTAATTTTTTTTLPGTLCLSLADVPMETQLQAAPAMIMFVLDDSGSMDWCFMTDESDGLFSSRYYNWYMSDNGYGTKYLSDETLWKAKYAGYNHMYYDPMSTYDPWPNYNNANINAPQSDPTKATPTLALGDTYVTVNLEYLVDDLDGSPDFTYTESNGAAFGTSSSSQAIIDDHYLYSNAKGDYEVVWTPTNLPAGVYNVYVNWVTSSGRGDDIVYTINHAGGATVTPSYDQSANGGSWQPLVAVDGTAEFTFSGDSSENVTLAYSVTTSTTNRICADAVKWVPSTGVTSVDVKNAHYYTYSPSENAYYLVNLDGDKEYYRFGNNDTNYVTEASIMRDYNPPDDVIGYTLQGVERTYEEELQNFANWFTYYRRRELAAKAAVSNVIDGMQGVQIGLYTINSSSHRMGVTSVNVATTDADGVTTYTDNSSTVLTMLYDSQSSGGTPLRLGLKNVGAYYHEDESASTLGSGTPYAQSAEGGDCQQAFAIVMTDGYWNGSSPSVGNQDGGEGSPFADSYSDTLADVAMKYYKNDLSSNRSDQVPTSFTDKATYQHMVTYSISFGVTGTLNPDDFDLYNSNPSARVYPTWPDPTSADKAKIDDMWHAAINGRGEFLSAANPTELVDSLQALLQDVVSRIGSGASVSVNGEELSADTLTFQSSYSVDGWTGDLQAYTLDVNTAAINMDVAVWSTQDWLDDADWNTDRIIATYTGTSSVPFRWTDISAYMQTLIIDENTLNFVRGDDTYEAHNGGSFRDRNHKMGDLVHSAPRFFNDTLFVGGNDGMLHAVNSNTGAEVWAYVPLHVFHNLYALSDVNYSHQFYVDLTPSVRAAGSTDLLVGGLGKGGKGYFCIDITNADSIATESELADSVLWEYPRTNTPAGDVADVGYSFSLGYIIRTTQGWNVIFGNGYSSSNQSAVLFILDAMTGELIRKIDTGTAGTCNGLSTPLPVDRDFNGVVDAAYAGDLKGNLWKFDLSSADPNAWSIAFSSGAASKPMISVSGPGGTEQPITTAPVAMAHCDSTLPGYLVIFGTGKYLGDTDFTNSDTQTLYCVWDFTDDTGLYYGDLNNATGAVSNSTAVLVEQTEDEWVSDGANEFRVMSENDINWVTANADGEYEVTNCGWYFNLPISKERIITELTLSSGTLTAITTIPKDSQCSAGGESMLMQLDPCTGTGFDSPRADINGDGLINMDDTVEITNDDGSTEKVAPSGVKVNGRIYPPVYVSIPDYDEDGANVGDDTSGDDGSTGDDEADDVGDGFGDTEFSDSDQSVRSEMANSQDKDIYQRLVIGSDTGILFWMEVE, encoded by the coding sequence ATGAATAAAACAGGAAAAAGTAAGAACCTACCGCTATCCCGCCTGACTTGGGGTCGGGTCTCCTGCCTGGTTCTCCTGGCTGTATTGGCGCTTGGAGCCGTTTTTACCCCCTCAAACGCCTACTCCTGGATGTCGGGCGGAAGCAACGACTTCTGGGTGACGGTTTACTTTGTCGATCAGGATGACAACTACATATGGGAAGGCAAGTTTTTCATTGAAACGGTCGCTGACTCGGACTGCGTCCATGAAATGACGCGGGAATACTCTCCCGGGACGACCGTCACGTACAACAGGGCCACCGCGTGCAACTATCTTGTCCACTTTCCGGATATTGACGGCTATGAAGCCCCGGATCCCGAACAGGGGACGTGGCGCAGGAACAACTCATACACCGTTTATGGAAGGTATGTGGAAATCCCGGATCGAACCACCTTTGACATGGACATTTCTCCATGGCAGGCGGCCAACGGCGGCGCCCAATGGCGCATTAAAAAACTTTCCGGAACAAACTGCACCTATGGCGATTCCGGCGACATCTCCGCCGGCGAATATACCTTTGACTGCCCGGCCGATACGCCGTGCACCTGCGATTATGAAGTTTCTCTGGTGGACGGCAGCTACTACGCCGCCCCCACTCAGATCACATTCAATAACGGAACGGACACAATCACCGTGAATGAGAGCGGAGGGGTTTTCCTGCTGGAGGACGTCCCTTCCAGCCTCAATACCTATGACTTGAGCGCGGTGTACGATGCAGACGCGGTCAGGGTCACGGCGACTCTGGATCCTGCCACGGCCATAGACGCCGGCGCCCAATGGAAAGTGGTGCGGGAGGCGGGCGGCTCCTGCCCCATCACGGATTCCGGCTGGCTGGATTCCGGAGAGGAATATGTATTTAACGATATTACGGCTACCTGCAGCTATACCATCAAGTTTTCAAGCCTCACGGACTGGATAACCCCTACGGAAGTCACTCGCAACATCACCCCCGGACCGGATGTATATGACTTTGGAACTCATTCCTACCAGGCCCCCACAGGATCCATTTGCGATGATTTTAACGACGGCTCCCTGGATCCTCACTGGCGCTTTGTGGACAACACCAACTCCGGGGTGGCGGCGACTGTTCAGGAGACTAACGGCAAGATTTATATGTCCGGCCGGGGGTCTAATCAGTTCTCTTCCGTGGATGAGTACGCGGCCCTGTATCTGACGGAAGTCGAGGGCGACTTTGAAGCCGTGGTGGAAATCGTCAACAAGAACTCCACCTCCGGCTACTCCAAGTGCGGCCTCATGTTCCGTAACGACATCTCGGACTCCTACGACTCCAAGGGATACAGCTGTGTGGGCTTGACCGACTCCTACGGATTTTTCGCTTATTATGATTCCACCAATAACGGCATTCTTAATAACAGCTACACCAAAGGTTCGACGACATATCCCAGTTGGGTGAAAGTGGTGCGCACCGGCGACGTCTTCTCCTCATACTATTCCACGGACGGAACCAACTGGATTTTCATGCGCGACATGACCATCAACACCGCCAACGACTCGATGGATATCGGCATCTACCTGACGGCATATAACAGCGGGTCGACTAAATACGTTGAGTTCGATAACTTCTGCGTGACCGAAGCCGCGGAAAAGGTGCCCTTCACCGGCTTGATAGAGCCTGTAGGGGCCAGGGCGAACGCCAAGTGGAGGTTGTTCAATACGGACACCGGTCAGTGGGAAACCGACTGGCTGTCCCATAACGAGACAGCCATGGTGCTTGCGGATAACACCTACAATGTCTACTGGAGCGATATCGACGGTTACCTGGAGCCCTCGCCCAATCCCACGACTTCGGTCTTTCTCGCTGCGGGCAGTACGGGAAACTCTCAAACGGGTTATTACGCCTCTATTGTGACCACCTCAACCACCACGTTGACAACGGAAGCGTCCACAACCACGACGACAACCACAGCAGCGACCACAACCACCACAACCACCACGCTGCCAGGGACCCTTTGCTTGTCCTTGGCGGACGTTCCCATGGAAACCCAGTTGCAGGCCGCCCCGGCCATGATCATGTTCGTTCTGGACGACTCCGGCAGTATGGACTGGTGCTTCATGACCGATGAAAGCGACGGCTTGTTTAGCAGCAGATACTACAACTGGTATATGTCCGATAATGGATACGGCACAAAGTATCTGAGCGACGAAACGCTGTGGAAGGCCAAATATGCGGGCTACAACCACATGTATTACGACCCCATGTCAACCTATGATCCGTGGCCCAATTATAATAATGCAAATATTAATGCGCCCCAGTCCGATCCCACGAAAGCCACGCCGACTCTTGCCTTGGGCGACACCTATGTCACCGTGAACCTGGAGTACCTGGTGGACGATTTGGACGGATCACCGGACTTCACCTATACGGAATCGAATGGCGCCGCTTTTGGGACCTCGTCCAGTTCTCAGGCTATCATAGACGACCATTACTTGTACTCCAACGCCAAGGGGGACTACGAGGTCGTATGGACGCCCACCAACCTTCCGGCGGGGGTTTACAATGTTTACGTAAACTGGGTGACCTCCTCCGGCAGAGGCGATGACATTGTCTATACCATCAACCATGCAGGCGGGGCCACCGTCACGCCGAGTTACGACCAGTCGGCTAACGGCGGCAGTTGGCAGCCACTGGTCGCCGTGGACGGAACCGCCGAGTTCACCTTTTCGGGGGACTCCTCCGAAAACGTCACCTTGGCCTACTCGGTGACCACCAGCACCACCAACAGGATTTGCGCCGACGCGGTTAAGTGGGTGCCGTCCACGGGCGTAACATCCGTGGACGTAAAAAATGCGCACTATTATACCTATTCCCCCTCCGAAAACGCCTACTATCTGGTTAATCTGGACGGCGACAAGGAATACTATCGTTTTGGAAACAATGACACCAATTACGTCACGGAAGCCTCTATCATGCGGGACTACAATCCGCCTGATGACGTGATAGGCTACACGCTGCAGGGCGTGGAGAGAACCTACGAGGAGGAGCTCCAAAATTTTGCGAATTGGTTCACGTATTACCGCAGACGCGAGTTGGCCGCCAAAGCCGCCGTGTCCAACGTTATCGACGGTATGCAAGGCGTGCAAATTGGCCTGTATACAATCAACTCCTCCTCCCATCGCATGGGCGTGACGTCGGTTAATGTCGCAACCACGGACGCCGACGGAGTCACCACCTATACGGACAATTCCAGCACAGTCCTGACTATGCTGTACGATTCCCAAAGCAGCGGCGGCACCCCATTGCGCCTTGGGTTGAAAAACGTCGGCGCCTATTATCATGAAGACGAATCAGCCAGCACTCTCGGATCGGGTACTCCCTACGCCCAATCCGCGGAAGGAGGCGATTGCCAGCAGGCCTTTGCCATTGTTATGACTGACGGCTACTGGAACGGGAGCAGCCCGAGCGTCGGCAACCAGGACGGGGGCGAAGGATCGCCTTTCGCGGACTCCTACAGCGATACTCTGGCGGACGTGGCCATGAAGTATTACAAGAATGACCTGTCATCCAACAGAAGCGACCAGGTTCCCACCAGCTTCACCGATAAGGCGACTTATCAGCACATGGTCACCTACTCCATTTCCTTTGGAGTCACCGGAACTCTGAACCCGGATGACTTCGACCTGTATAACAGCAACCCAAGCGCCAGGGTTTACCCCACGTGGCCCGATCCGACCTCGGCTGACAAAGCAAAGATCGACGATATGTGGCATGCGGCGATCAACGGCAGGGGCGAGTTCCTTTCCGCGGCCAACCCCACGGAACTGGTGGACTCCCTCCAGGCCCTCCTCCAGGACGTGGTCTCCCGCATAGGGTCGGGCGCATCTGTCTCCGTTAACGGCGAGGAACTGAGTGCGGACACCCTGACCTTCCAGTCCAGTTACTCCGTGGACGGTTGGACCGGCGACCTGCAGGCCTACACCCTGGATGTGAATACCGCCGCCATCAATATGGACGTCGCCGTGTGGTCCACCCAGGATTGGCTGGATGATGCAGACTGGAACACGGACAGGATAATCGCGACCTATACAGGAACCTCAAGCGTGCCTTTCCGCTGGACCGACATTTCCGCCTATATGCAAACCCTCATTATAGACGAGAACACATTGAATTTTGTCAGGGGCGACGATACCTACGAGGCGCATAACGGAGGCTCTTTCAGGGACAGGAATCATAAAATGGGAGACCTTGTGCACTCGGCGCCCAGGTTCTTTAACGACACCTTGTTCGTAGGCGGAAACGACGGCATGCTTCACGCCGTGAACTCCAACACGGGCGCGGAAGTGTGGGCTTATGTGCCGCTTCACGTGTTCCATAACCTGTACGCACTGTCGGACGTCAACTACTCCCACCAGTTCTATGTGGACCTGACCCCAAGCGTTCGCGCTGCGGGTAGCACCGACCTGCTGGTTGGGGGCCTGGGCAAGGGCGGGAAAGGCTACTTCTGCATTGACATAACCAATGCCGATTCCATTGCCACGGAATCCGAACTGGCAGACTCCGTGTTGTGGGAATACCCTCGCACCAACACTCCTGCCGGGGATGTGGCGGACGTAGGCTACAGCTTTAGCCTGGGTTATATAATCAGGACCACGCAAGGCTGGAACGTGATTTTCGGCAACGGTTACTCTAGCAGCAACCAGAGCGCGGTTCTTTTCATCCTGGATGCCATGACAGGCGAACTGATTCGTAAGATCGACACCGGTACGGCTGGAACCTGCAACGGCCTTTCCACCCCCTTGCCCGTGGATAGGGACTTTAATGGCGTGGTCGACGCAGCCTACGCCGGCGACTTGAAGGGCAACCTCTGGAAGTTCGACCTTTCCAGCGCCGACCCCAACGCCTGGAGCATTGCATTCTCCAGCGGCGCAGCGTCCAAACCGATGATTTCCGTCTCAGGCCCGGGTGGAACCGAGCAGCCCATTACCACAGCGCCGGTCGCCATGGCTCATTGCGACAGCACGCTTCCCGGCTACCTGGTTATATTCGGCACGGGCAAGTACCTGGGCGACACGGACTTTACCAACTCCGACACCCAGACCCTTTACTGCGTCTGGGATTTCACCGACGATACCGGGCTGTACTACGGAGATCTTAACAACGCCACCGGCGCGGTTTCCAACAGCACGGCCGTACTGGTGGAACAAACTGAGGACGAATGGGTCTCGGACGGGGCCAACGAGTTTCGCGTTATGTCCGAAAATGATATTAACTGGGTTACTGCAAACGCGGACGGCGAATATGAGGTCACCAATTGCGGGTGGTATTTTAACCTGCCCATTTCCAAAGAGCGGATTATTACCGAATTAACCCTCAGTTCCGGCACCTTGACCGCCATCACCACCATTCCCAAGGACTCCCAATGCTCCGCGGGCGGCGAATCCATGCTGATGCAGCTTGACCCGTGTACGGGCACTGGCTTTGACTCGCCCCGTGCGGATATCAACGGGGACGGCCTTATCAACATGGATGACACGGTTGAAATTACCAATGATGACGGAAGCACCGAAAAAGTGGCTCCTTCCGGGGTTAAAGTAAACGGCCGCATCTATCCTCCGGTTTACGTCTCCATACCGGATTACGATGAGGACGGCGCCAATGTCGGCGACGACACTTCCGGTGATGACGGCTCAACCGGGGATGATGAAGCCGATGACGTGGGCGACGGTTTCGGCGACACGGAATTTAGCGATTCAGATCAGAGCGTGAGGAGCGAAATGGCCAACTCCCAGGATAAGGATATCTACCAGCGCTTGGTCATTGGCTCGGATACGGGCATACTATTCTGGATGGAAGTGGAATAA
- a CDS encoding GspH/FimT family pseudopilin, protein MLLLAKPSPANLSSQQGFTLLELLVVVLISAILGGIAITGLSSVLPTQRLNVAANTLRADLLKAKADAATYNRDVGVGCNVAKTEWKIQMFDATALPNGGVYVGVVRKMADFEGVTIDTLPNVIFHPNGTTPQSYNLILKHPGAGSRTITVSLTGKVRIE, encoded by the coding sequence ATGCTCCTCCTTGCAAAACCATCCCCGGCGAACCTGTCCTCCCAGCAAGGCTTCACCCTGCTGGAATTGTTGGTCGTCGTGCTGATCAGCGCCATTCTGGGGGGCATCGCCATCACCGGATTGTCATCAGTCCTGCCTACCCAAAGGTTGAACGTAGCCGCCAATACCCTGAGGGCGGATCTCCTGAAGGCAAAGGCCGACGCCGCCACCTATAATCGCGACGTAGGCGTGGGTTGCAATGTGGCCAAGACGGAATGGAAAATTCAGATGTTCGACGCCACGGCCCTGCCTAACGGAGGGGTTTATGTAGGCGTGGTCCGCAAAATGGCGGATTTTGAGGGGGTGACCATAGACACCCTCCCCAATGTCATCTTTCATCCCAACGGCACCACTCCCCAGTCCTATAATCTTATCCTGAAGCACCCCGGCGCGGGCTCCAGGACTATCACCGTGTCCCTGACCGGAAAAGTAAGGATTGAGTAA
- a CDS encoding tetratricopeptide repeat protein yields the protein MSECLNALKAKRLQGGLAVLCILILVSVPGCGPKKDPNVRKQVEATQELGVVLMNENRARAALREFLKAEALDPQDVEVQDYLGLVLLTLGRPREAVEHFQRAVDLNPAYLNAQNNLGCAYLELAEWDKAIEVFKDLLANLTYPTPWKPAANLGWAYFNKGDMDAALEYYLMSVDQSPNYAIGWRGLGQVYMETGNPQKAVISLEKALVAAPQFAEAYYDLGEAYLRTGLRTKAKGAWEKVCDLAPESNVCARAASKIRTLETSW from the coding sequence ATGAGTGAATGCCTTAACGCGCTGAAAGCCAAAAGACTCCAAGGGGGCCTTGCCGTCTTGTGCATTCTGATTCTTGTTTCCGTCCCGGGATGCGGTCCGAAAAAGGATCCGAACGTGAGGAAACAGGTGGAGGCCACGCAGGAACTGGGCGTCGTCCTCATGAACGAAAACAGGGCCAGGGCCGCCTTGCGCGAGTTCCTGAAAGCCGAGGCGTTGGACCCCCAGGATGTGGAAGTCCAGGACTATCTCGGCCTGGTGCTCCTTACCCTGGGCAGGCCCCGGGAAGCGGTTGAGCATTTCCAACGCGCCGTGGATTTGAATCCTGCATATTTAAACGCGCAAAACAACCTGGGCTGCGCTTATTTGGAATTGGCGGAATGGGACAAGGCCATTGAGGTCTTTAAGGATCTCCTTGCCAATCTCACCTACCCCACCCCGTGGAAGCCCGCCGCCAATCTCGGCTGGGCCTATTTCAACAAGGGCGATATGGACGCAGCCCTGGAATATTACCTCATGTCCGTGGACCAATCTCCCAACTACGCCATTGGGTGGCGCGGCCTGGGGCAAGTTTACATGGAGACGGGAAACCCCCAAAAGGCCGTGATCTCTCTGGAAAAGGCCCTGGTCGCAGCTCCTCAATTCGCTGAAGCCTATTACGACCTGGGAGAGGCCTATCTCCGCACCGGTTTGCGCACCAAAGCCAAGGGGGCTTGGGAAAAAGTCTGTGACTTGGCGCCGGAATCCAATGTCTGCGCCCGGGCCGCTTCAAAAATCCGCACATTAGAAACAAGTTGGTAG
- a CDS encoding type IV pilus modification PilV family protein: MTKNNWICKIRDRLKDQQGAYLIEVLIAMCILSVGVLAAGSMQANSISTNTFISIQGEAMALARSTLEIVVGAEFDSLDTLPPSRTVLTQNGREMTINIDVEHFTADLTNVKVSVVYDNRGTTRTMTLETTRSSAEKRSG, translated from the coding sequence GTGACAAAAAATAATTGGATATGCAAAATCCGGGACCGTTTGAAGGATCAACAGGGAGCCTATCTCATAGAGGTGCTCATCGCCATGTGCATCCTCAGCGTCGGCGTTCTGGCGGCGGGTTCCATGCAGGCGAACTCCATATCCACCAATACCTTTATCAGCATACAGGGCGAGGCTATGGCCCTGGCCAGATCCACCCTGGAAATCGTTGTTGGGGCTGAATTCGATAGTTTGGACACCCTGCCTCCCTCCCGGACGGTGCTTACCCAGAACGGCCGTGAAATGACGATAAACATAGACGTTGAGCACTTCACCGCCGACCTCACTAATGTGAAGGTTTCCGTTGTCTATGACAACAGGGGAACGACCAGAACCATGACCCTTGAAACTACGCGAAGCAGCGCGGAAAAGAGATCAGGATGA